Proteins encoded within one genomic window of Balaenoptera ricei isolate mBalRic1 chromosome 10, mBalRic1.hap2, whole genome shotgun sequence:
- the GARIN6 gene encoding LOW QUALITY PROTEIN: Golgi-associated RAB2 interactor protein 6 (The sequence of the model RefSeq protein was modified relative to this genomic sequence to represent the inferred CDS: inserted 1 base in 1 codon; deleted 1 base in 1 codon; substituted 1 base at 1 genomic stop codon), producing the protein MNSQYTLPYYKAEGSLAMSMFNTYMGKLQRQLYXGEYPIFHYAPVFESDFIQVSRKGEVIDVHNRAXTVTVGIVRTSPCLTLADVMLLARPAAICDDYNRYGPATQERGKKPTQILELTRLLPLKFVKISIHNSKKQQLRLKLATSRSFYLQLCPPSDTRDLFIQWENLIYILRPPVEAYSSTQVIPARDTLDITGFEEESKCPVVSTLQSLKDEAKVLRENS; encoded by the exons ATGAACAGTCAATATACATTACCATACTACAAAGCCGAAGGCAGCCTTGCAATGAGCATGTTTAATACCTACATGGGGAAACTGCAGCGACAACTGT AAGGGGAGTACCCTATATTCCACTATGCACCAGTGTTTGAGAGTGACTTTATACAGGTCAGCAGAAAAGGAGAAGTGATTGATGTGCACAACCGGGCCTGAACGGTGACTGTGGGCATCGTTCGTACCAGCCCCTGCCTCACACTAGCTGATGTCATGCTGCTGGCCCGACCAGCTGCTATCTGTGATGACTATAACAGATACGGCCCTGCCACCCAGGAAAGAGGTAAAAAGCCTACACAGATCTTAGAGCTAACCAGGCTGCTTCCTTTGAAGTTTGTAAAGATATCCATCcataacagt aaaaaacaacagcTCCGCCTGAAGCTTGCCACTAGCCGCTCTTTCTACCTTCAGCTGTGTCCCCCTTCAGATACAAGAGATCTTTTTATTCAGTGGGAAAACCTCATTTACATCCTGAGACCACCAGTGGAGGCTTACAGCAGCACCCAGGTCATTCCAGCTAGGGACACTCTGGACATAACTGGGTTTGAGGAAGAGAGTAAGTGCCCAGTGGTAAGCACTCTGCAATCTCTAAAAGACGAGGCCAAGGTGCTTAGGGAGAACAGCTAA